One genomic segment of Chitinophaga sancti includes these proteins:
- a CDS encoding SusC/RagA family TonB-linked outer membrane protein: MRRSLLVSTLLLLFCCFTALAQNKKVVSGTVKDDKGQALPGVTILEKGTKNGAMTAPDGSFKISVAPEGTLVVSFLGYTTQEIPVGGQSTINVSLVTDNKNLGEVVVTAMGIKRQARSLGYSVSTVSAKDISQTGSPSFASALYGKAAGVKVVSAPGGASSGVSIQVRGITSVSGNSQPLYVVDGVPIRNMADPTKSSFNTTNNRIDGNGALDINPEDIESLTVLKGASASALYGSEATNGVVVITTKKGTKSRGIGVDLNYIYTAEMLQNSPDYQNEYGPGYAESYNLGAGASAEGWITDTDGSLRPFYRAYESFGPKFDGRSVKYWDGSTRAYSANKNNYKDFFQTGYNSQFNAAVANANEFASYRFSYTRTDYKAITPGSNLNKNNFNLNATLKLHKKVTLDIISTFNNNYTHNRPTTLSDVLNSYGGFFSRMDDMNTYFNKYQTSHGYKYVTSTNTSYDQDEKLAYPIRATQLMDYMWTQLKNDYNENQNRFINSVTLNYSILDNLKFRGRIGNDYTGWKAENKEHNTQPTYVGTSGKYGIEQRTNSLLYGDALLTYNPKIGKNWDLGVSGGFTARKQNFQYQQSTTTVGLASENWFSLNNSAGTLYTLSNRGEQIDVAGFGIVNLSYKGWLYLEATGRSERTSTLAPGRNSYTYPSANAGFVFSDVIKLPSWWNYGKLRASYGLTGNHPTLFVAPVAYSQYGVSLNGQYLVYQQAQGSSFGNDKLESEQKREFEFGLETRIIGGKVGVDLTYYNNKVKKQILEITTPQTAGATSQYINAGDLANFGFEGAINATPVQTKDFRWDTRLNVAVNRNKLVSLPSTLPNITNDLESGYVIARSEVGDPLGNIYVHPHNMDANGNYKVDGNGLYTYNTDAYIKVGNMMPKVVGGFSNTFSYKAFSLDVTLDYRLGGKLVSIPSYYAVGAGMYKSTLKYRDAAHGGIGYNVVGNENVSTPNYVATAVGETATRHNGVILDGVTDDNGTKNTKVTSAGIYYDAQYGWHSGDYSQAVFNNSYIKVREVALTYNMPKSIINKLHFQGLQVALIGRNLFYVYKSLPYGLDPEVATGSRWIDQGMNSGGMAPTRSLGASVRARF; this comes from the coding sequence ATGCGAAGATCTCTATTAGTAAGCACACTGCTTCTTTTGTTCTGCTGCTTTACTGCTTTGGCACAGAACAAAAAAGTTGTGTCCGGGACTGTTAAAGATGACAAAGGACAGGCTCTTCCAGGAGTTACCATCCTGGAAAAGGGCACTAAGAACGGAGCAATGACTGCTCCGGATGGTTCCTTTAAAATCTCTGTTGCTCCCGAAGGCACTCTGGTTGTTTCCTTTTTAGGTTATACCACTCAGGAAATTCCAGTAGGCGGCCAGTCCACAATTAATGTTTCCCTGGTTACAGATAACAAAAATCTGGGCGAAGTGGTTGTAACTGCGATGGGTATTAAAAGACAAGCCCGTTCACTGGGTTACTCTGTAAGTACTGTTAGCGCAAAAGACATCTCCCAAACCGGTTCACCTAGTTTCGCTTCTGCCCTGTACGGTAAAGCTGCCGGTGTAAAGGTAGTTTCTGCTCCAGGTGGTGCCAGCTCTGGTGTATCAATCCAGGTGAGAGGTATCACTTCCGTATCTGGTAACTCTCAGCCACTGTATGTTGTGGATGGTGTGCCTATCAGAAACATGGCTGATCCTACCAAATCAAGCTTTAATACTACTAACAACCGTATTGATGGTAATGGTGCACTGGATATCAACCCTGAAGATATCGAGAGCCTGACTGTACTGAAAGGTGCTTCTGCATCTGCACTGTATGGTTCTGAAGCGACCAACGGTGTAGTTGTAATCACTACCAAGAAAGGTACCAAATCAAGAGGTATAGGTGTTGATCTGAACTATATTTACACTGCTGAGATGCTGCAGAACAGCCCTGACTATCAGAACGAATATGGTCCTGGTTATGCAGAATCTTACAACCTTGGTGCAGGTGCAAGTGCAGAAGGTTGGATTACTGACACTGATGGTTCTCTGCGTCCTTTCTACAGAGCGTATGAGTCTTTCGGTCCTAAATTCGATGGCAGAAGTGTTAAATATTGGGATGGTTCTACCCGTGCATATTCAGCGAACAAGAATAACTATAAGGATTTCTTCCAGACTGGTTACAACTCTCAGTTCAACGCTGCTGTTGCTAACGCAAACGAATTTGCTTCTTACCGTTTCTCTTATACCCGTACAGATTATAAAGCTATCACTCCAGGATCTAACCTGAACAAGAATAACTTTAACCTGAACGCTACGCTGAAACTGCACAAGAAAGTAACTTTAGACATCATTTCTACTTTCAATAACAACTACACTCATAACCGTCCTACTACGCTGAGCGATGTATTGAATTCTTACGGTGGTTTCTTCAGCCGTATGGATGATATGAATACATACTTCAACAAGTACCAGACTTCTCATGGTTATAAGTATGTAACTTCTACTAATACCAGCTACGATCAGGACGAAAAACTAGCTTACCCGATCAGAGCTACTCAGCTGATGGACTATATGTGGACACAGCTGAAAAACGACTACAATGAAAACCAAAACCGTTTCATCAACAGCGTAACTTTAAACTATTCTATCCTGGATAATCTGAAGTTCCGTGGTCGTATTGGTAATGACTACACTGGCTGGAAAGCTGAAAATAAAGAACATAATACCCAGCCTACTTATGTAGGTACCAGTGGTAAATATGGTATCGAACAGAGAACAAACAGCCTCCTGTACGGTGATGCGTTGTTGACTTACAATCCTAAGATTGGAAAGAACTGGGATCTGGGTGTATCCGGTGGTTTCACTGCCAGAAAACAAAACTTCCAGTATCAGCAGAGCACTACCACTGTTGGTCTGGCTAGTGAAAACTGGTTCTCTCTGAACAACTCTGCAGGTACGCTGTATACATTATCTAATCGTGGTGAGCAGATTGACGTTGCTGGTTTCGGTATCGTTAACTTAAGCTACAAAGGTTGGTTATACCTCGAAGCAACGGGTCGTTCTGAAAGGACTTCTACCCTGGCTCCAGGCAGAAATAGCTACACTTACCCTTCTGCAAACGCAGGTTTCGTTTTCTCTGATGTAATCAAATTACCATCCTGGTGGAACTATGGTAAACTGAGAGCTTCTTACGGTTTAACCGGTAACCACCCAACCCTGTTCGTAGCACCAGTTGCTTACAGCCAGTATGGTGTTTCCCTGAATGGTCAATACCTGGTATATCAACAAGCTCAGGGTAGCAGCTTCGGTAACGATAAGCTGGAATCTGAGCAGAAGAGAGAGTTTGAATTTGGTCTGGAAACAAGAATCATTGGCGGTAAAGTTGGTGTAGATCTGACTTACTACAATAACAAAGTAAAGAAACAGATCCTCGAGATCACTACTCCACAAACAGCAGGTGCTACTTCCCAGTACATCAACGCTGGTGACCTGGCAAACTTCGGTTTTGAAGGTGCAATCAACGCAACTCCGGTTCAGACTAAAGACTTCCGTTGGGATACCCGTCTGAACGTTGCAGTGAACCGTAACAAACTGGTTAGCCTGCCTTCTACATTACCTAACATCACTAACGATCTGGAAAGTGGTTATGTAATCGCAAGATCAGAAGTAGGAGATCCGCTGGGTAACATCTACGTTCACCCACACAACATGGATGCAAACGGTAACTACAAAGTAGACGGTAACGGTCTGTATACTTACAATACCGATGCTTACATCAAGGTTGGTAACATGATGCCTAAGGTTGTAGGTGGTTTCTCAAACACTTTCTCTTACAAAGCATTCTCACTGGATGTGACTCTGGATTACCGTTTAGGTGGTAAACTGGTATCTATTCCTTCTTACTATGCAGTTGGTGCTGGTATGTACAAGAGCACTCTCAAATATAGAGATGCAGCTCATGGCGGTATTGGTTATAATGTGGTTGGTAATGAAAACGTTTCTACTCCTAATTATGTGGCAACTGCCGTTGGTGAAACCGCAACCCGTCATAATGGTGTGATCCTGGATGGTGTTACGGACGACAACGGTACTAAAAACACTAAAGTTACTTCCGCTGGTATCTATTATGATGCACAGTACGGATGGCATTCTGGTGACTACTCTCAGGCAGTATTCAACAACAGCTATATCAAAGTGCGTGAAGTTGCACTGACTTACAACATGCCTAAGAGCATCATTAACAAATTACATTTCCAGGGTCTGCAGGTAGCACTGATCGGCCGTAACCTGTTCTACGTTTACAAATCCCTGCCTTATGGCCTGGATCCGGAAGTTGCAACTGGCTCACGCTGGATTGATCAGGGTATGAACAGTGGTGGTATGGCTCCTACAAGAAGCCTTGGTGCTAGCGTTCGTGCTCGCTTCTAA
- a CDS encoding SusD/RagB family nutrient-binding outer membrane lipoprotein — MKKLLINAALLVLLAGSFSSCKKKIDEDYQNPELTTSGNIGKLFAGMFFNKRIHPSYWDYYTIIQSYTGAFSGIVPAVQSSTMYVTTSSYTDGKWTDFYNGSTGTDYNYNGPGILNNYREMQSTYNALSATDQAAQDIYMNLAKVIVADQAAQMVDLWGDIPFSKANSLNTSTRAIEYAAYDDAAALYDTLINNLDQVNTFLTTASVVATESGNLKLYDRIYSGDLTLWRRYANSLRLRLLMRISNVSEAKAQAAVTTMLNNPSTYPLITTNAQDALLWESPTNLVSDLLSAFTSFPYAPQYLLEDVLVANNDPRTKVMFDPDSTNGYKGFPYNGTSNDFSNGGYASYDSATFFYNYNLPGVLFTAAEASFLQAEAYERWGLGTAATAYTEGLDLSVEYFYMLNKKVSDRSTQYKWATQVVNTDTVALWKTASAVAYTGTTTEKLEKIYTQKWVNFFIMQANQAWAEYRRTGYPAIQLPVSNGIQANPPVRFLYPSNEALYNTANYSTVKSKDTRDTKIFWDVN; from the coding sequence ATGAAAAAACTTCTTATAAACGCAGCTCTTCTGGTCTTACTGGCAGGTTCTTTTAGCTCCTGTAAGAAAAAGATCGATGAAGACTACCAAAACCCGGAACTGACTACCTCAGGTAACATAGGTAAGCTGTTTGCCGGTATGTTCTTCAACAAAAGAATTCACCCTTCTTACTGGGATTACTATACTATTATTCAGTCTTATACCGGTGCTTTCTCTGGTATCGTTCCTGCTGTACAAAGCAGCACCATGTATGTAACTACCTCCAGCTATACTGATGGTAAATGGACTGACTTCTATAACGGTTCTACCGGTACTGACTATAACTATAATGGTCCTGGTATCCTGAACAACTATCGTGAGATGCAGTCTACTTACAATGCATTGTCTGCAACTGACCAGGCAGCACAGGATATTTACATGAACCTGGCTAAGGTAATTGTAGCAGATCAGGCAGCTCAGATGGTTGACCTGTGGGGCGATATTCCTTTTTCAAAGGCAAACTCCCTGAACACTTCTACCCGTGCTATCGAGTATGCTGCATATGACGATGCTGCTGCACTGTACGATACACTGATCAATAACCTGGATCAGGTGAATACCTTCCTGACTACTGCATCTGTAGTAGCTACAGAAAGCGGTAACCTGAAACTGTATGACAGAATTTACAGCGGTGACCTCACCCTGTGGCGTCGTTATGCAAACTCTCTGCGTCTGCGTCTTCTGATGCGTATCTCTAACGTGAGCGAAGCTAAAGCACAGGCAGCAGTTACGACTATGCTGAACAATCCCAGCACTTATCCGCTGATCACAACAAACGCGCAGGATGCATTATTGTGGGAAAGCCCAACCAACCTGGTTAGTGACCTGTTGAGTGCATTCACCAGCTTCCCTTACGCTCCTCAGTATCTGCTGGAAGATGTATTGGTTGCTAACAATGACCCTCGTACCAAAGTAATGTTCGATCCGGATTCTACTAATGGTTACAAAGGTTTCCCTTACAATGGAACTTCTAACGATTTTTCCAATGGTGGGTATGCATCTTACGATTCTGCTACCTTCTTCTATAACTACAACCTGCCAGGTGTACTGTTCACAGCTGCTGAAGCTAGCTTCCTGCAAGCTGAAGCTTACGAAAGATGGGGTCTGGGTACTGCTGCTACTGCATACACAGAAGGTCTCGATCTGTCTGTTGAATACTTCTACATGCTGAACAAAAAAGTTAGCGACCGTTCTACCCAGTACAAATGGGCTACACAGGTTGTAAATACTGACACTGTAGCGCTGTGGAAAACAGCTAGCGCTGTTGCTTACACTGGTACTACTACTGAGAAACTGGAGAAAATCTATACTCAGAAATGGGTGAACTTCTTCATCATGCAGGCAAACCAGGCATGGGCTGAATACAGAAGAACAGGTTATCCTGCTATTCAACTGCCAGTTTCAAACGGTATTCAGGCTAATCCTCCTGTACGTTTCCTGTATCCTTCAAACGAGGCTTTATATAACACTGCTAACTACAGCACTGTTAAGTCTAAGGATACCCGCGACACTAAAATCTTCTGGGACGTTAACTAA
- a CDS encoding cytochrome c, which produces MKRLFLFLLIVLSFAASAQRITWYQHIAPIVHTNCTPCHRPEEAGPFSLISYEDVAKRAAMVKKVTQSRYMPPWKADPHYVSYANERRLSDEEIAMIADWTDHQMPIGKNDNRKPDTITFSKVSRLPDLELTMKQAFVVKGDNVERFIVYKIPFELPDSMNVEAIRFITNNRKLIHHANYEIDDVPELDLYNTVDYINLTEDDRNKYTQYVPYRKRMIYYGGWIPGASYESYPSGIGWRMPRRGVILLTLHFAPVGKDEKSISGIQLYFTKNKVKRDIRAVSIGSGGVGEKDIDPFFYIPANAVKTFKVKVNVPEDQSLLYVWPHMHYLGKIFRAYSVTPANDTVRLVSIPDWNVAWQEMYWFPTLKKLPKGSTIYVEGTYDNTAENPANPNNPPQLIYSSGDMKSTDEMMTLVMIYLPYEKGDEKMEIKR; this is translated from the coding sequence ATGAAACGCCTATTCCTATTCCTTTTGATTGTACTGTCATTTGCTGCCAGCGCGCAGCGCATTACCTGGTACCAGCATATCGCACCCATTGTTCATACTAACTGCACCCCCTGTCATCGCCCGGAAGAAGCCGGCCCTTTTTCTCTTATCTCTTACGAAGATGTAGCCAAGCGCGCCGCGATGGTGAAGAAAGTAACACAAAGCAGGTACATGCCACCATGGAAAGCAGATCCGCATTATGTAAGCTATGCCAATGAACGCCGCCTCTCCGACGAAGAAATTGCCATGATCGCTGACTGGACAGACCACCAGATGCCAATAGGGAAAAATGATAATCGCAAACCAGACACTATCACTTTTTCCAAAGTCTCGCGCCTGCCAGATCTTGAGCTTACCATGAAACAAGCCTTCGTAGTCAAAGGAGATAATGTAGAACGTTTCATTGTTTATAAGATCCCATTTGAACTACCTGACTCTATGAATGTGGAAGCCATCCGCTTCATCACAAACAACCGCAAACTGATCCACCACGCGAATTATGAAATTGATGATGTGCCTGAGCTGGATCTATACAACACTGTTGATTACATCAACCTCACGGAAGATGATCGTAATAAATATACTCAGTACGTACCTTACCGCAAGCGCATGATCTATTACGGAGGCTGGATTCCAGGTGCCTCGTATGAATCATACCCTTCCGGTATCGGCTGGCGGATGCCCAGGAGAGGAGTGATCCTGCTCACACTGCACTTTGCACCTGTGGGTAAGGATGAGAAAAGCATCAGCGGGATACAGTTATACTTCACAAAGAATAAGGTAAAGAGAGATATCCGCGCTGTGAGCATCGGCTCCGGTGGTGTAGGAGAAAAGGATATTGATCCTTTCTTTTATATTCCAGCCAATGCAGTGAAGACATTCAAGGTGAAAGTAAATGTTCCCGAAGACCAGTCATTGCTATACGTTTGGCCACATATGCACTACCTGGGAAAAATCTTCAGGGCATATAGTGTAACGCCTGCGAATGATACAGTACGCTTAGTGTCTATTCCTGACTGGAATGTAGCATGGCAGGAAATGTACTGGTTCCCTACATTAAAGAAATTACCGAAAGGATCTACTATTTATGTAGAAGGAACGTATGATAACACTGCTGAAAATCCCGCTAATCCAAATAATCCGCCTCAACTCATTTATAGTAGTGGCGATATGAAATCGACTGATGAGATGATGACACTGGTGATGATTTATTTGCCTTATGAAAAGGGGGATGAGAAGATGGAAATTAAGCGATGA
- a CDS encoding redoxin family protein, with product MLRLLLLSLLITMQSIGHPHGTSFTERLKDYKGKAYDIRPQGKIVVYLFLSPECPLCRNYAPIVQQLSEKYKGVQFYGIISGRTFTKLQIGAYVKDFNLTFPVLLDTDKEVANSLKATVTPEALLVGSDGKEYYRGLIDDWITGLGTKRAKTTQLYLDQSIRNLVAGVPTVTKTTPIGCLISNY from the coding sequence ATGTTAAGACTACTACTCCTGTCATTGCTAATAACGATGCAGTCGATAGGGCATCCACATGGTACTTCCTTTACTGAGCGATTAAAGGATTATAAAGGCAAAGCTTATGACATCAGGCCACAGGGAAAGATTGTCGTGTATTTGTTTCTCTCACCTGAATGTCCATTGTGCAGAAACTATGCACCTATCGTACAACAGCTGTCAGAAAAGTACAAAGGGGTACAATTCTACGGCATCATCAGTGGCCGCACCTTTACCAAATTGCAGATCGGCGCTTATGTAAAAGATTTCAATCTCACCTTCCCTGTCCTCCTGGATACGGATAAGGAAGTTGCCAATTCACTGAAAGCAACTGTTACGCCCGAAGCGCTGCTGGTAGGAAGTGATGGCAAAGAATATTATCGTGGTTTGATTGATGACTGGATCACAGGTCTTGGTACCAAGCGTGCAAAAACCACGCAGCTATACCTGGATCAGTCTATCCGTAATCTGGTGGCAGGTGTGCCCACTGTTACAAAGACCACACCGATAGGTTGTCTGATCAGTAATTATTAA
- a CDS encoding cytochrome c produces MHVVVAIILMVSLFIYGKGSAQDITWYKHIAPIIHTNCTPCHRTGEAAPFPLVTYEDVAKRASMIQRVTEARYMPPWKPDPHYVQYANERRLSDEEISMIANWATHDMPKGNVGDAKDKHNFVPGTVYNRPPDLVLKMKESYHLEGDNKDHYIVYKIPFELADSMNVEGVEFITNNRKVIHHANYEIDDVPGMDIFKTADYVDYANESVKYFENYVSYRKRIMYFGGWIPGATMESYPEHIGWVMPKRGVILLTVHYAPLGKAEDVLSGIQIWTTKSNITRRIKNESLGSGSESQKQIQPFFYLPPDVVRTFSLDVKMEEDRSLLYVWPHMHLLGQVFKAYAIRPDKDTIPLVYIPVWDFNWQEIYWFPKMVKIPKGSTIHIEATYDNTINNPYNPNLPPALVMENMNTKDEMMTLVIVTLPYKDGDENIPLK; encoded by the coding sequence ATGCATGTTGTCGTTGCGATAATCCTGATGGTATCGTTATTTATTTACGGAAAGGGGAGCGCACAGGATATCACCTGGTATAAACACATAGCGCCCATCATTCACACCAATTGTACACCTTGTCACAGAACAGGAGAGGCTGCGCCTTTTCCCCTTGTTACATATGAAGATGTGGCAAAACGTGCTTCCATGATTCAACGGGTTACGGAAGCGAGGTATATGCCACCCTGGAAACCAGATCCACACTATGTACAATATGCCAATGAACGAAGGTTGTCTGATGAAGAGATTTCCATGATTGCCAACTGGGCCACCCATGATATGCCTAAAGGCAATGTGGGGGATGCAAAAGACAAACACAACTTTGTACCCGGTACGGTATACAATCGACCACCTGATTTGGTGTTGAAGATGAAGGAGAGTTATCACCTGGAAGGGGATAACAAAGACCATTACATCGTATACAAAATACCTTTTGAACTGGCGGATTCTATGAATGTGGAAGGAGTGGAGTTCATCACCAATAACCGCAAGGTGATCCACCATGCAAACTATGAGATAGATGATGTACCAGGTATGGATATATTTAAGACTGCGGACTATGTGGATTATGCCAATGAAAGTGTAAAGTACTTTGAAAACTATGTATCCTATCGTAAGCGGATCATGTACTTTGGTGGCTGGATACCGGGTGCTACTATGGAATCTTATCCGGAACATATTGGTTGGGTGATGCCAAAGAGAGGGGTGATATTACTGACAGTGCATTATGCACCGTTAGGCAAAGCAGAAGATGTGCTCAGTGGTATACAGATCTGGACGACAAAATCAAATATTACCAGACGGATCAAAAACGAGAGCCTGGGATCTGGTAGTGAGTCGCAAAAACAAATACAGCCTTTCTTTTATCTGCCTCCTGATGTAGTGCGTACTTTTTCATTGGATGTAAAGATGGAGGAGGATAGGTCATTATTGTATGTATGGCCGCATATGCACTTGCTTGGGCAGGTGTTTAAAGCCTATGCCATCAGGCCGGACAAAGACACGATACCGTTAGTATATATACCTGTGTGGGATTTTAACTGGCAGGAGATCTATTGGTTTCCAAAGATGGTGAAGATTCCGAAAGGATCGACTATTCACATAGAAGCCACTTATGATAACACGATCAATAATCCTTACAATCCAAACTTACCACCCGCATTGGTCATGGAGAATATGAATACAAAGGATGAGATGATGACGTTGGTAATAGTCACACTACCTTATAAAGACGGCGATGAAAACATCCCGTTGAAATAA